Proteins from one Mycobacterium sp. SMC-2 genomic window:
- a CDS encoding PPE family protein, SVP subgroup, which yields MSFVITQPEALLYAAGKLEALGSALAAESAAAAPPTTAIAPAAADEISALQAALFTAYGELYQSINAQAASIHQQFVETLDTSAGSYQTAEATNSAATASPFAAAPAVNGAATPAAAADPPAGSGLLNIGDIGVGNFGSATSDLLAMAGGGLLVRPEGLSGPASSALAGTTLTDTVQPLAGTPQPAGAAGAPMVAGLGQATAVGRLSVPPSWAAGASAPTTPPAAPTLTGWTTAAPQGPSVAGVPAGMPAVATAGKLGGLGAPRYGVKPTVMGRPTVA from the coding sequence ATGTCCTTTGTGATTACCCAACCCGAAGCTTTGCTCTACGCCGCGGGCAAGCTCGAGGCCCTTGGGTCCGCGTTGGCGGCCGAAAGCGCGGCGGCGGCTCCGCCGACCACCGCGATCGCGCCCGCGGCCGCCGACGAAATATCGGCGTTGCAAGCGGCGCTGTTCACGGCGTATGGCGAGCTGTATCAGTCGATCAACGCCCAGGCCGCGAGCATCCACCAGCAGTTCGTGGAAACCCTTGACACCAGCGCCGGGTCGTATCAAACCGCCGAGGCCACCAACTCCGCGGCAACCGCGTCGCCCTTCGCGGCCGCACCGGCCGTCAACGGTGCGGCAACCCCGGCGGCCGCGGCGGACCCGCCGGCGGGCAGTGGCCTGCTCAACATCGGCGACATCGGGGTGGGCAACTTCGGCTCCGCGACGTCGGACCTGCTTGCGATGGCGGGTGGCGGCCTGCTCGTCAGACCCGAAGGGCTGTCGGGCCCGGCATCGTCCGCCCTGGCCGGGACGACCCTTACGGACACGGTGCAGCCCCTCGCGGGAACGCCGCAACCCGCAGGTGCGGCGGGAGCCCCGATGGTGGCGGGTCTCGGACAGGCGACCGCGGTCGGCCGGCTGTCGGTGCCGCCCAGCTGGGCCGCCGGAGCGAGCGCGCCAACCACGCCGCCGGCAGCTCCGACGCTGACCGGCTGGACTACCGCGGCGCCCCAGGGCCCGTCGGTGGCCGGCGTGCCTGCCGGGATGCCCGCCGTGGCGACCGCCGGGAAACTCGGCGGACTGGGCGCGCCCCGCTACGGCGTCAAGCCCACCGTCATGGGACGCCCCACGGTCGCCTAG
- a CDS encoding phosphoadenylyl-sulfate reductase, with protein MVAMNFTEDQLRKLAERGAAEMDGADAVDILRWTDGHFGGVDGPRGWANCKYVVAANMQDAVVVSLASDVRPGVPVLFLDTGYHFAETIGTRDAVESVYDIHLLNVTPEHTVAEQDELLGKDLFARDPNECCRLRKVLPLRRALRGYAAWVSGLRRAEAATRANAPLISFDESFNLIKVNPIAAWTDEDVQDYIGRNNVLVNPLVEEGYPSIGCAPCTTKPAAGEDPRSGRWHGRNKIECGLHAS; from the coding sequence ATGGTGGCGATGAACTTCACCGAAGACCAGCTGCGCAAGCTGGCGGAGCGGGGCGCGGCCGAAATGGACGGGGCTGACGCCGTCGACATCTTGCGCTGGACCGACGGGCACTTCGGCGGCGTCGACGGTCCCCGCGGCTGGGCCAACTGCAAGTACGTGGTCGCCGCCAATATGCAAGACGCGGTGGTGGTTTCGCTGGCCTCCGACGTGCGGCCGGGTGTGCCGGTGCTGTTCCTGGACACCGGCTACCACTTCGCCGAAACCATCGGCACCCGCGACGCGGTCGAGTCCGTCTACGACATCCACCTGCTCAACGTCACGCCCGAGCACACCGTGGCCGAGCAAGACGAGCTGCTGGGCAAGGATCTGTTCGCCCGCGATCCCAACGAATGCTGCCGGCTGCGCAAGGTCCTCCCCCTGCGCCGCGCGCTGCGCGGCTACGCGGCCTGGGTCAGCGGGTTGCGCCGGGCGGAGGCCGCCACCCGGGCCAACGCGCCGCTGATCAGCTTCGACGAATCGTTCAACCTGATCAAGGTCAACCCGATCGCGGCCTGGACCGACGAGGACGTCCAGGACTACATCGGGCGCAACAACGTGCTGGTCAACCCGCTGGTCGAGGAGGGCTACCCCTCCATCGGCTGCGCCCCCTGCACCACCAAGCCGGCCGCGGGCGAGGACCCGCGCAGCGGGCGCTGGCACGGACGAAACAAGATCGAATGCGGGTTACACGCATCATGA
- a CDS encoding LysR family transcriptional regulator, producing the protein MPLSPRMPELASFEVFLAIAETGSLGRAARELGLTQQAISRRLAAMEAQVGVTLAVRTTRGSQLTPAGLIVADWARRLLEVAAELDAGMGALRKEGRERIRVAASQTISEQLMPHWLLSLQTEATRRGGAAPQVILTATNSEHAITAVRDGSVDLGFVENPGTPTGLGTCVVGQDELVIVVPPGHKWTRRARGVTARELAETPLVAREPHSGIRDSLTVALRRVLGDDMEQAAPVLELTSAAAMRAAVLAGAGPAAMSRLAVADDLAVGRLSAVTIPKLDLRRKFRAIWVGGRTPPAGAVRDMVSHIVGRTRG; encoded by the coding sequence ATGCCGCTCAGCCCCCGGATGCCCGAGCTCGCCTCGTTCGAGGTGTTTCTGGCGATCGCCGAGACGGGCAGCCTGGGCCGCGCCGCGCGCGAACTCGGGCTGACGCAGCAGGCCATTTCGCGGCGGCTCGCGGCGATGGAGGCCCAGGTCGGGGTGACGTTGGCGGTGCGGACGACCCGCGGCTCGCAACTGACGCCGGCGGGGCTGATCGTCGCGGACTGGGCGAGGCGGTTGCTCGAGGTCGCCGCCGAGCTGGATGCGGGTATGGGCGCGCTGCGCAAGGAGGGCCGCGAGCGGATCCGGGTGGCGGCCAGCCAGACGATCTCCGAACAGCTGATGCCGCACTGGCTGCTGTCCCTGCAGACCGAGGCGACGCGGCGCGGTGGCGCTGCACCGCAAGTCATTTTGACCGCCACCAACAGCGAGCACGCTATCACCGCGGTCCGCGACGGCAGCGTCGATCTCGGCTTCGTCGAAAACCCCGGCACGCCAACGGGGTTGGGCACCTGCGTGGTGGGGCAGGACGAATTGGTGATCGTCGTGCCGCCGGGGCACAAGTGGACCCGACGGGCGCGGGGCGTGACCGCCCGTGAACTCGCGGAAACGCCGCTGGTTGCGCGCGAACCGCATTCGGGCATCCGCGATTCGCTGACCGTGGCGCTGCGCCGGGTGCTGGGCGACGACATGGAACAGGCCGCGCCGGTGCTGGAGTTGACGTCGGCGGCGGCGATGCGCGCGGCCGTCCTCGCCGGCGCGGGGCCGGCGGCGATGAGCCGGTTGGCGGTGGCCGACGACCTGGCGGTCGGGCGGCTGAGCGCGGTCACCATCCCGAAGTTGGACTTACGACGCAAGTTTCGCGCCATCTGGGTGGGCGGGCGCACCCCGCCGGCGGGGGCGGTGCGAGACATGGTGAGCCACATCGTCGGTCGCACGCGCGGATAG
- the fdxA gene encoding ferredoxin, whose amino-acid sequence MTYVIAEPCVAIKDKACIEECPVDCIYEGARMLYIHPDECVDCGACEPVCPVESIYYEDDLPAEYAKYTQINADFFTELGSPGGAAKIGPTENDPAAVKNLESRAEAS is encoded by the coding sequence ATGACCTACGTGATCGCCGAGCCCTGCGTCGCCATCAAGGACAAGGCGTGCATCGAGGAGTGCCCCGTCGACTGCATCTACGAGGGCGCGCGGATGCTCTACATCCACCCCGACGAGTGCGTCGACTGCGGCGCCTGCGAGCCGGTGTGCCCGGTCGAGTCCATCTACTACGAAGACGACCTGCCCGCCGAATACGCCAAATACACGCAGATCAACGCCGACTTCTTCACGGAGCTCGGCTCGCCCGGCGGTGCGGCGAAGATTGGACCGACGGAGAACGACCCGGCCGCGGTCAAGAACCTCGAGAGCCGGGCCGAGGCCAGCTAG
- a CDS encoding sirohydrochlorin chelatase codes for MSTLVLTAHGSRDPRSGANAQALADRLAFMRPDLDVRLAFLELNAPNFVDVLAGLPDSRRAVVAPLLLASAYHARLDIPKQIARAGAHGIRQADVLGEDGRLISVLRERLAELGVSPDDEDLGVMVVAIGSSNPAANARTAQVASRLAVGTRWAGATTAFATRPEASVHRAAGHLSRRGARRLVIAPWFLAPGLLTDGVSTYVRDNGIAMAAPLGAHRLVAETVLDRYDEALDADAAA; via the coding sequence ATGAGCACCCTCGTCCTCACCGCGCACGGCAGCCGGGACCCACGGTCGGGCGCCAACGCCCAGGCCCTGGCCGACCGGCTGGCATTCATGCGCCCCGACCTCGACGTGCGGCTGGCCTTCCTGGAGCTCAACGCGCCGAACTTCGTCGACGTCCTGGCCGGATTGCCGGACAGCCGCCGCGCGGTGGTCGCCCCGCTGCTGCTGGCCAGCGCCTACCACGCGCGCCTGGACATCCCGAAGCAGATCGCGAGGGCCGGAGCCCACGGCATCCGGCAGGCCGACGTGCTCGGCGAGGACGGGCGGCTGATCTCGGTGCTGCGCGAACGCCTCGCTGAGTTGGGGGTTTCGCCCGACGACGAGGACCTAGGGGTGATGGTGGTCGCGATCGGCTCGTCCAACCCCGCGGCGAACGCGCGCACCGCGCAGGTGGCGTCCCGGCTGGCCGTCGGCACCCGGTGGGCCGGGGCCACGACGGCCTTCGCCACCCGGCCCGAGGCGTCGGTGCACCGCGCCGCCGGCCACCTGAGCCGCCGCGGCGCGCGGCGGCTCGTCATCGCGCCGTGGTTCCTGGCACCGGGACTGCTCACCGACGGCGTCTCAACGTATGTGCGGGACAACGGCATTGCGATGGCCGCGCCGCTCGGCGCGCACCGATTGGTGGCCGAAACCGTGTTGGACCGTTACGACGAGGCGCTGGACGCCGACGCCGCGGCCTAA